AGCGGGGGCGGGATTCGAACCCGCGACCTTCGGGTTATGAGCCCGACGAGCTACCAGGCTGCTCCACCCCGCGGCAAGGACAGGAAGGATAATCTCATCCACACCCTCAGTCAACCCCCTGAGCCGCGCCGTCCGTTTCCGGGACGAGCCCGTCCCAACAGCGGACGAACGCCCTCTCCAGAGCCCTCCCCCAAAGGCGCTCATCCTCCTGTTTTACAACAAGTTATCCTACCCGCCGCAAAGCGGCATGTTCCTTCCCTTTTCCCCCGCTGGACCCGCCGATATTCCATCGCGCGGCCCGGTCTCGAAGCACCCGGATCACCCATGACGCTCCACCTGCCGACCCTCGTGCTACTCTGGCTGGCCGGATCCATCATCCTGATGCCGCTTTCGATCCTGGTCATCCGCTTTGCCGTCATCCCCCTGGTGACGACGCTGCTCCACCCCTCCGACCGGGGAGATTCGGCGCGGATCGCCCGCCTGGAGGAGAAGGTCGGCCGCCTCTCGCTCGAGCTGGAGCGGCTCGCCCGGACCGGCTCGCACACGGCCGGCGACTGAACCGCTCTCACCCGAGGAATCGAACCGTGGATATTCCTCGCCCGCAAACCCCCAAGCGCTCGCGCTGGATCCTGGGAGGCCTGGGCATCGCCGCCGTCCTGGCGACCACCATTGCCGTCGGACGCCTCGAGCCCGCGGCACCCACCGTCGATGCGGGCGTCTGGCTCGACACGGTGCAGCTCGGCACCTTCGTTCGCGAGGTCCGCGGACCGGGAACGCTCGTGCCTGAGCAGATCCGCTACATCTCGGCGGTGACCGCCGGCCGGGTCGAGCGCGTGCTGGTGCAGCCGGGCACACAGGTGACGCCCGAGACCGAGCTGCTCACCCTCAGCAACCCCGACGTCCAGCTCCAGCTGATGGAGGCGCAGCGGCAGCTCGCCACCGGTGAAGCGAACCTCGCCAACCTTCGTGCCACCCTCGAGAATCAGAGGTTGAGCCAGGAGGCCACGGTGGCCAGCGCCGAATCGCAGGCCCGCGAGGCCGAGCGGAAGGCTAAGGCCTACCGTGAGCTCGCCGCGCGCGGGCTCTACAGCCAGCTCGAGATCCAGAGCCTGGAGGACTCCGCGGTGGAGCTGGCCACGCGCCTGGAGATCGAGAAGAAGCGGCTCAGCTTCATCGAGCAGTCGATGGCCGCCCAGCTCGCCGCGCAGGAAGCGGAGATCGAGCGGCTCCGCGGCCTGGTCGCGTTCCAGCAGCGCTACCTCGAGTCTCTGCGAGTCACGGCGGGCACCCGCGGCGTGCTGCGCGAGCTTCCCCTGCAGGAGGGACAGTGGGTAAACCCCGGCCAGCAGCTGGCAGTGGTGGTGCAGCCGGGTCGCCTCAAGGCGGAGCTGCGCATTCCCGAGACCCAGGCCAAGGACGTGGTGGTGGGGCAGCGCGCCTCGATCGACACCCGCAACGGCATCGTCCCCGGGCGCGTGGTCCGCATCGACCCCGCGGTGGTGAACGGCACGGTCACCGTGGACGTCGCCCTCGAGGGCGAGCTGCCGCGTGGTGCACGCCCGGACCTGAGTGTCGACGGGACAATCGAGATCGAGCGGCTGCAGGACGTCCTCTTCGTCGGCCGTCCGGCCTACGGACAGCCCGAGAGCACCATCGGCGTCTTCCGCCTCGACCCCGACGGCGAATTCGCTCGCCGCGTCACCGTCGAGACCGGCCGCGCCTCCGTCAACGCCATCGAGATCCGCAGTGGCCTGCGCGAGGGCGACGTGGTGATCCTCAGCGACATGTCGCAGTGGGACGGGGTGGAGAGGGTGAAGATGAGATGAACGGTTTATCCGTTATCCGCTATCCGCTATCTGTCAGGGCCTGAAGCGGGATCCTCGCTGGTCCAGCGCCGCGGAAGGAAGGTCCAAACCTGGATGTCAGCCTCAGTCCTGACGGATAACGGATAACGGATAGCCCTGTCCCGACAGCAAAAGCCCATTCGCCACACTCTCAACAACTCGCATCCATGTCTGACTACGCATCCGACTCCACTCCGCTCATCCAGCTCACCAACGTCAGCAAGGTCTTCCTCACGGAGGAGGTCGAGACCCACGCGCTGTCGGGCATCCACCTGCAGATCCGGCAGGGGGAGTTCGTGGCGATCGCGGGGCCGAGCGGGTGCGGCAAGACGACGCTGCTCTCGATCCTGGGGCTGCTGGATACGCCGACCAGCGGCGAGTACAAGCTGGTCGGCCAGCCGGTGGAGAACCTCACCGCCCGGCAGCGCGCCCACATTCGCAACCGCGAGATCGGCTTCATCTTCCAGGCCTTCAACCTGATCGGCGACCTCACGGTCTACGAGAACGTGGAGCTACCGCTCACCTATCGTGGCATGCCGCAGAGCGAGCGCCGCCAGCGGGTAAACGAAGCGCTCCAGCGCGTGGGGATGGCCCACCGCACCAACCACTATCCCGCGCAGCTGTCCGGCGGCCAGCAGCAGCGCGTCGCAGTGGCTCGTGCCATTGCCGGCAGCCCCAGCGTGCTCCTCGCGGACGAGCCCACTGGCAACCTCGACAGCAGCAACGGTGAGGCAGTGATGGACCTGCTGCGGGAGCTCCATCAGGGGGGCGCCACCATCGTGATGGTCACCCACGACCCGCGCTACGAGGAGTACGCGGAGCGCAGCGTCCACCTCTTCGACGGCCAGATCGTCGAGGACGTGAGCGGCCCCAAAGCCGCGGAGCTGGCCGCCGAGCTCGAGCAGCACGGCTTCGAGGTAGGCTGAGAGTCGCCCCGATCCCCGAACCCGTTCGCCCATGTCCGCCCTCCGCCACGCCTTCCGGGGGCTGCTCCGCAGCCCCGGCTTGACCACCGTCGCCGTGCTGTCGTTGGCGCTCGGCATCGGCGCCAACACGGCCATCTTCAGCCTCATCGACGCGGTGATGCTGCGCTCGCTGCCTGTTCCGGAGCCGGACGAGCTGGTCCGAGTCACTTTCGGCGACGACGGGGACGCACAGCTCACCAATCCGTTGTGGGAGGAGCTTCGCGACCGGCAGGACGTATTCTCGGGCGCTTTCGCCTACGCCGAGGAATCGTTCGACCTGGCGAATGGGGGTGAGTCACGCCCCGTCGTCGGCAACTGGGTGAGCGGAGGATTCTTCTCCGCCCTCGGAGTGCGGCCCGCCGCGGGGCGGCTGCTGACAGAGAGCGACGACCGACCCGGCTGTCCGGGGACCGCCGTGCTCGGCTACGGTTTCTGGCAGAGCGAATTCGGCGGCGATCCGGCAGTCGTCGGCCGCACCCTCGCGCTGAACGGCCACCCCTTCGAGATCGTCGGGGTCGCGCCCGAGGGCTTCTTCGGCTTCAACGTGGGTACCTCGACCCAGGTGTATGCCCCGCTCTGCGCCACCGTGATCCTGTCGCCGCCGACGGGTGGTCTCGACAACCGGAGCTTCTGGTTCCTCCGGGTTGCGGGACGCCTGCGGGAGGGGGTGGACGTCGACGACGCCCGGGCTCGCCTCGCCGCCCTCGCGCCGTCGATCTACGCCGCCACGGTACCGCAGGACTGGAACGCGGAGATGCAGCGGTCCTACCTGCAGGGCTCCCTGGGTGCCGAGCCCGCGGCGAACGGCTACTCCGACCTGCGCAACAACTACGACCGGGCGCTCACCATCCTCATGGGCGTGGTCGGCCTCGTACTGCTCATCGCCTGCGCCAACGTCGCCAACCTGCTCCTCGCCCGCGCCGCCACACGGGAGCGCGAGCTCGCCATCCGAATCGCGATCGGGGTGGGACGCGCTCGGCTGTTGCGCCAGCTTCTGGGAGAGAGCCTGCTCCTCTCCCTGCTCGGCGCAGGGGCGGGGCTCCTGTTCGCAGACTGGGCGAGTGGGCTCCTGGTGGCGATGCTCTCGAGCGGCCCCGACCCGATTGCGCTGGACCTTTCGCTCAACCCCAGAGTGCTCGCCTTCACCGCGGCCGCGGCGATCGGCACGACGATCTTCTTCGGCCTCCTGCCGGCCTGGCGTGCCACCCAGGTGGACCCGCAGGCGGCGATGAGGTCGAACGACTACACCATTGCCCGGGGCGACTCCCGCTTCAGCGCGAGAAAGGCGCTGGTGGTGGCGCAGATCACGCTCTCGCTGGCTCTGCTGGTGGTTGCCGGGCTCCTGCTGGGAACGCTCAACCGGCTCGCCACGGTCGAGACCGGCTTCAACCGCGAAGGGATCCTTACCACCAGCCTCGACCTGAGGAAGACCGGCTTCGACGAGGAGGGCCTCGCCACGGCCAAGCGCGAGATCCTGGAGCGCGTCCGCTCCTCCCCGGGCGTGGTCGCCGCCAGCGCGGCGGACATCCTCCCCCTCAGCGGAGCAGCCTGGAACGGGCTGATCGCGGTCGACGGCTTCCAGCCGCAGGGAGAGCGGGACGCGCTGGTCTTCTTCAACGCGGTCGCGGAGGACTATTTCACGACCATGGGGACGAGCCTCCTGGCCGGTCGGGAGTTCACGGCGGCAGATGGGGCCGATTCGCCCCCGGTCGCCGTCATCAACGAGGCGCTCGCGCGGAAGTTCTTCGGCACGCGGAACCCGATCGGCGAGCGGATCGGCCTGGTCTCCCCGGGTACGGGCGAGTTGGACGACCTCGTCGAGGTGGTCGGGGTGGTCCGCGACACAAAATACCGATCGCTCCGCGAGGAGCCGGTGCAGCTCCTCTACCGTCCGCTCAGTCAGGTCGGGGGCGGACCTTCTCTCCGCCTGTTGGTGCGGGGGAGGAGCGAGCCCGAGGGCCTGATACCGATCGTGGAAGCGATCGCCCGCGAGGTGCACCCGCAGATCTCCCTTCGCTCTTCCGTGCTGTCGGAGCGTATCGCGGCTTCGCTGGTCGGAGAGCGGGTGATGGCCACGCTGGCCAGCTTCTTCGGCGGCCTCGCCGTGATCCTCACCGTGGTCGGCCTGTACGGCACGATCTCGTACAACGTGACCCGCCGCCGCAGCGAGATCGGCGTGCGCATGGCGCTTGGAGCCGAGCGCAACGACCTGGTGCGCATGATCCTGGGCGAAGTTGCGCGCCTGCTGGGCGTCGGGCTGCTCCTCGGCCTCGTCGTCTCGCTGCTGTCGACCAAGCTCCTGACCTCCCTGCTCTACGGCCTCTCGCCGCGCGACCCTACCACACTCGCCCTCGCCGCCGCGGCCCTGACCGCCGTCGCCCTGGCCGCGGGATCCTTCCCGGCCTGGCAGGCAGCACGGATGGATCCCATGGCGGCGCTGAGGGAGGAGTGACGGAAGAATTGGGGAAGGAGCTAGATGGAGAGGAGTGGAGAAGGAGGAGCTAGAAGCAAGGAGCTAGAAGCTAGAAGTTGGGGCTTGCTAGTGGAGGTGCTGGGAATGGGGAGCCAGGGAGCCAGAAGGAGCGAGCGTAGTAACCCCGTGGGCTTCGGTGACGGCTGGGGTGCGCTGTAGCCGGAAGCCGGTATTCGTGTTGGCGCGCGATCCGGTCAGGCCGATTGACGCGCTTATTGCAGCGTACGCTTTGTCAGCCAGACGCACGCGTCTTCTAGCTTCTAGCTTCCAGCTTCTCAACTCCTGACTTTTCGCCCCATGGCCGAAGTCATCTTCCAATTCGGCACCCCCGTCCTCGACCGCAAGGGCCAGCCCTGCTCCGTCCAGGTCTGCGGTCGGCCGAACGAGGATGGGTTGTGGGACGGGTGGATCGAGTTCACGCCGGTGGGCGGCGGGGAGGTCCTGAGGACGCAGCGGGAGACGACGCAGCCCAATCGGGTGGATCTGGAGTACTGGGCGAGCGGCCTCACCCCGGTATACCTCGAGGGCGCGCTGCAACGCGCAGAGGAGCCCCCGCGCGTACGTCCGTCAGCAGTCCCCTCCGAGCCAGCCTACGAGGGACCCAGGCCGACCTGGGAGTCGGCCGCTCCGCCGGCCGAAGCCCGTCCTCGGCGCGCCGTGCTCGACCCCTTTGCGGCTTATCTGCAGGGGGAGCAGGTGCTGCGTGAGGAGCTGTCTGCGCTCGCCGACGGGCATCTCCGCAACATCATCCAGACGTACGCACTGGCGGAAGCCTCCTCGGCAGAGCTAGCGCGGATTTCCCGCCCGGTGCTGATCGACCTGATCGTCAGCGGCGTGCGAAAAGGGCGACGCGGGCCTCGTTGATCATCCCCGTATCACGCCGCCGCCGGAGTGACCTGCTTGGTCTCAAGCTCCGCTTCGCCCAAGCGCCGCACCTTCGCTGCGTGCGTGCGATGAAGGCCATGCCTGTGCAACGATTGACGGGCGTCGCTGGGGCGCGCGAGGGTGATCAGGAACCTTGTCAGCAGATGCTCACCGCGCGAGGCCGATCCGCGTACCAGCGTGCTCCCATCCTCCCGTGGTACACAGCCGATGACGATCTCCCCCACCTCCAGGAACAGCTTCAGGTATCCCCTGCCGACCTGCTCGGCGAAAGCCGCGTAGGCACTGCCGGCGTGGATGAAGAAGGCGCGGGCCCGCTCGATCACCTCGTCGGAGGTCAGGCTCGTGCGGATCTCGTGGATTTTCATCGTATCTCTCCTGGAATCCGACACATCTTTGTACCTGAGTATACGGTCTCCCCAGACGCGGGTCCGTGACACCCGTCACATGCCGGCACCACACGGGCCGGCAGCGCACGAGTTGGAGAGCGCGCCCGGATCATCGGTCCCTGGCCGCAGGGCATCCCGGAGAGAACGAGGAAACGGGGCACGTAGGAGGGTGTTCGGAAATGGGATTGCACCGTCCCGCGCGCGGACGAGCGCGGGTCTGGCTCAATCACGCATCCCCATCCGTCGCAACGTCTTACGATTCACGTCCCGGTGGCACTCATCTTCCCCCTTTGGTGGTCGGTTCCATGTCTTTCCTCTGTTTCCGGATGCCGATGCTCTCCGCTCGAAGCGAACACGATCTGCAGTCCCTTCCCGACCCGCTCCTGCACCTGCGCGACGTCGGCAAGCACGTGGATTCCAGGGCGGGTCGGATCAACCTGCTGAACCACATCAACCTGACCGTCCGACCGGGCGACTTCATCAGCATCATGGGACCGTCCGGAGCCGGGAAAACCACGCTGCTGAACATCCTGGCGATGTTCGACGGGGACTTCACCGGGGAGTATCTCTTCGCGGGGCGCGCCGTTCACCGCATGAAGCCGAAGGAGCGGCGCGAGCTGAACAAGCGTCACGTGGGCTTCGTCTTCCAGCAGTATCACCTGCTCGACGACCTCACGGTCGCGGAGAACCTGGAGGTTCCGCTATCCTACCGCGACGTAAAGCGATCCGAGCGCGCCGCCCTCGTGGCGGACATTCTCGACCGCTTTCAGATCGTGGGGAAGAAGGACCTCTTCCCCTCGCAGCTCTCCGGTGGACAGCAGCAGCTCGTGGCGGTCGCCCGGGCGGTAATCGCCCGGCCCACTATCATCCTGGCCGACGAGCCCACCGGCAGCCTCCACTCCTCGCAGGGACGCATGATCATGGAGTTGTTGCAGAAGCTGAACGAGGAGGGAATCACGATCGTACAGGTGACGCATTCCGAGGAGAACGCCGGGTATGGGAACAGGATTGTGCAGCTGATGGATGGATGGATCGTGAACGGAGAGAAGCTAGGAGCTAGAAGCTAGGAGGCAGAGGGGTGCTCACTACCGGTGCGACGGTGTATCCGAAAGCCGGCGAAGCGCGCCTTCTAGCTTCTAGCTCCTAGCTTCTCCTCCTCTACTTCTAAATACTGGAATTCAGCCCTTCAGAATTGCGTTTCCAGAATATGCCTGATTCCCCTCCCAGAATTCTCATTGCCGACGATCAACCCGACATTCTCCAGGCGCTCCGGCTGTTGTTGAAGCCGGAGGGATACGAGGTGGTCACGGCCACGTCGCCGGCCCACGTGGGTCAGGCCGTCGGCGAGCACGATCTGGACGTGATCCTGATGGACATGAACTACGCGCGGGACACGACCTCGGGCAAGGAGGGGTTGGACCTGCTCGCGCGCATCAATGCGGTGTATCCGAACCTTCCCGTGGTGGTGATGACGGCGTGGGGGAGCGTGGAGGGCGCGGTGGAGGCGATGCGGCGCGGTGCACGCGATTACATCGAGAAACCCTGGGACAACGCCCGCCTGCTGGCCACGTTGCGCACGCAGGTCGAGCTGAGCCGCGCGCTACGCCGCAGCGCCTCGCTGGAGGACGCGAACCGGCGCCTGCAGGGCGATGGGCTCCCGAAGATGATCGCGGAATCCCGCGCCATGCAGCCGATCCTGCGCATCATGGAGCGGATCGGGCCGTCGGACGCGAACGTGTTGATCACGGGTGAGCACGGCACGGGCAAGGAGGTGGTCGCCCGCTGGCTGCACGCCTCCTCTCGCCGTGCCCGCAAGCCGCTGGTCACGGTCAACGCCGGTGGAATCTCGGAGGGGCTCTTCGAGAGCGAGCTGTTCGGCCACGTGAAGGGGGCGTTCACCGACGCCAAGTCCGACCGGATCGGCTTCTTCGAGATGGCCGACGGCGGCACCCTCTTCCTCGACGAGATCGGCAACCTCTCTCCCAAGCTGCAGGCGCGGCTGCTGCGGGTGCTGCAGACCGGGGAGTTCCAGCGGGTCGGCTCCTCCCGCACGATCCGGGCGGACGTCCGTGTCCTCTCCGCCACCAACCTCAATCTCGACACCGAAGTGGCCGAGGGTCGCTTCCGTGAGGACCTGCTCTACCGCCTGAACACGGTGGAGATCCGCCTGCCCCCCCTGCGCGAACGTCGCGAGGACATTCCGACGCTCGCCAATCACTTCCTGCGCCGACAGGCGGCGCAGTACCGCAAGAGCATCACCGGTTTCTCCCCGCAGGCGATGAATGCGCTCCTGGCCTACGACTGGCCGGGGAACATCCGCGAGCTCGAGCACACCGTGGAGCGCGCCGTCCTCCTCGCCTCGGGCGAGGTGGTCGAAGCGGCGGACCTCAACCTGCGCGGCCAGAGCCAGCCCGAGGAGCCCCAGACGCTCGAAGAGATGTCCCTCGCGGAGGTCGAGCGCGTCCTCATCCAGAAAGCCCTCCGTCGCCACGGCGGCAACGTCACCCAAGCCGCGGAAGCGCTGGGGCTGAGCAGAAGCGCGCTATATCGCAGACTGCAGCGGTATGGACTGTGAGGGCGCTGAATTACGAATTACTAATTACGAATTACGGATTACGGATTGTAGGCCACGCATTTCCTCATAGACGGGACTGCGGGATGCGCTTGCGGCTCGCGCAACCGCTGTTGTAGTCCATGGGCGCGGCTCAGTCAATTCGTAATCCGTAATTCGTAATTCGTAATCGGAGCCCATCGCTCCAACCCAGAATCAAGAATTCAAAATTGCCCGGCCTCCGCTACCAGTCCAGAATTCTTCTGCTCGCGCTGCTGGCGGGAGCGCCGGGGACGGCGATCGGGGTGGGGCTGGTGTGGGCGCAGGGGTACCAGCTGCGCACGGAGTGGACGCTGACGCTGCTCGTTGTGGGGGTGTGGCTGGGGGCGGCCTTCGCTCTGCGGGAGAGGGTCGTGCGGCCGCTGCAGACACTGGCCAACCTGTTGGGGGCGCTGCGGGAGGGGGATTTCTCGATCCGCGCACGCGGCGCGCGTGGGGACGACGCCCTGGGCCTCGCCCAGCTGGAGGTGAATACGCTGGCCGAGACGCTCCGCGAGCAGCGCCTCGGTGCGCAGGAGGCCACCGCCCTCCTACGGACGGTGATGGCCGAGATCGACGTCGCCATCCTCGCCTTCGACGAGCAGCAACGGGTGCGGCTGGCAAACCGCGCGGCGGAGGACTTGCTCGGTCAGCCCGCCGCCCGGCTGATGGGGCGGCGCGCGAGCGACGTCGAACTCGAATCCTGCCTCAGCGGGGTCGCTCCGCGAACCTTCAGCGGCAGCTTTGCAGGCCGTAGCGGACGCTGGGAGTTGCGTCGCTCGGAGTTCCGACAGGGAGGGCTCCCGCACCAGCTGGTGGTTCTCTCGGACGTGAGTCGGGCGCTCCGCGAGGAGGAGCGCGCCGCCTGGCAGCGACTTACCCGGGTCCTCAGCCACGAGATCAACAACTCGCTCACGCCCATCCAGTCGATCGCCGGCAGCCTGCTCGACCTCGTCCGGCAGGAGCCGCTTCCCGCCGATGCGGCGGAGGACCTGCGCCAGGGTCTCGGAGTCATCCGCAGCCGAGCCGCGTCACTGGGCCGCTTCCTCTCCTCCTACGCCCGCCTCACCCGGCTCCCCCCACCCAGTTCGGTCCCGATAGACGTCCGCCCCTGGATCCACCGCGTCGCTGCGCTCGAGAGCCGCGTGCCCGTGCGCGTAGTCGACGGGCCTGACCTGATCGTGACAGCCGATCCCGACCAGCTCGACCAACTCCTCATCAACCTGCTGCGCAACGCAGCCGACGCCTCGCTCGAAACCGGCGGTGCCGTCACCATCTCCTGGAGCGCGGACCCCGACGAGCTGGCCATCCAGGTCCTGGACGAGGGTCCCGGCCTCCAGGACAGCAGCAACCTCTTTGTCCCCTTCTTCACCACCAAACCCAATGGCAGCGGCATCGGCCTTGTCCTCTCTCGCCAGATCGCCGACGCCCACAGCGGCTCGCTCACGCTGGAGAACCGGAAGGATGGGCGGGGGTGTGTCGCGGAGGTGAGGATCCCGAGGGGGAATTCCGGGGGCGGACGTTAATACGAATTACGAGCCTATCCCGCAGCCTTCACATCATCCTCCCCCACCCACACCCCCTCTTCCCGGTACTGCTTGAGCTTGCGGTAGAGGGTGCGCCGGTCGATGCCCAGGATCTCGGCGGTCCGCATCTGGTGCCCGTGATTGACTTGCAGCAGTTCCAGGATGTACTCGCGCTCGAGCCGGGCCAGGCTCCAGCGGTTCCTGGCCGCCTTCGCCACGAGCTCCGACTCGACGCTCCCGCGCAGTCGTCCGCGCGCGGGGGCCTCGAAGGGGATGGTGCGCGCGCCGGCGTGCAGGATGACGGAGCGCTCGATGAAATTCTCCAGCTCGCGCACATTGCCGGGCCAGTCGTGGCTCAGCAGGCGGCGCATCGTCTCCGGGCTGATCTCGGGGGGCTCGAGGCCGTGCTCCGCGGCGAACTTCAGGCGGAAGTGACTCGCCAGCAGGGGAATGTCCTCCTTCCGCTCCCGCAGCGGGGGGACATGGATGGGGAAGATGTTGAGCCGGTAGTAGAGATCCTCGCGGAAGCGGCCGGCGGCGACCTCCTCCTCCAGCGGGATGTTCCCCGCCGCAATCAACCGGAAGTCGACCGGCACCGGCTGACTGCTCCCCAGCCGTTGGATGTGCCGCTCCTGCAGGACGCGCAGCAGCTTCACCTGGATGGCCGGCGAGATGGTGGCGATCTCGTCGAGGAAGAGGGTTCCACCGTGCGCCTCCTCGAACAAGCCGCGCCGGTTCGATATCGCTCCCGTGAAGGCTCCCTTCACGTAGCCGAAGAGCTCGCTCTCCAGCAGCGTCTCGGGGAGCGCGGAGCAGTTGACCGCCACGAACGGACCGCGCGCCCGGTCGGAGAGCTCGTGGATCGCTCGTGCCACCAGCTCCTTGCCGGTCCCCGTCTCGCCAGTGATCAGCACCGTCGCGGCCGTCGGCGCGACCCGCTCGATCAGGTCGTGCACGCGACGCAGCGCGGCGGACTTGCCAATGATCCGCGTCTTGCGGCTCTCGGCCACCTGCCGGCGAAGCTGGGTGACCTCGCGCCGCAGCTGGGTATCCCGCTGCGCCTTCTCGACCGTCAGGAGCAGGACGTCGGCCCCGACCGGCTTGGTGATGTAATCGAAGGCGCCCAGCTTCATCGCCTCGACCGCCGTATCCGCGGCGTCGTCGCCGGTCACCATGATGAACTGACAGTCCGTCTGCAGGCTCCGCCCCGCAGCCAGCACGTCGAGCCCCCCTACGTCAGGCAGGTTGACGTCGAGGAGCACGACGTCGAAGAGCTCGCGCTCGAGCGCCCGTAGCGCCTCCATCCCCGTCGCCGAGACCTCGACCGAGTAGCCCGCTCGCTCCAGCACGAAGACGACGAAGCGCCGGGCGCTTTCGTCGTCTTCGATGAGGAGCAGGCGACCCCGATTAGGGGCCTCGGATACGGCCGTCATGGTGAGGAGATCCTTCGGGTACGGGACCGCCGGGGGACTCCCCCAGCCGTCCTGGAGTATCGTCCCGCACAGAGACCGGCTTCAGCCGACCACCAGGTTCAGCAGTCGATCCGGGACGAAGATCGTCTTGCGAGGGCTCTTGCCGTCGGTGTACCGCTGGACGTTCGCGTCGGCGAGCGCGGCGGCGCGCGCTTCATCTTCCGAGATACCGCGGGGCAGCCGCAGACGGGTGCGTACCTTCCCGTTCACCTGTACGACGAACTCCACGCTGTCGGGCACCGCCTTCCGGGGATCAAACTCGGGCCAGCGACCCCGCTCGAAGATCGATCCCTCGTTGCCCAGTCGCTCCCAGAGCTCCTCCGCCAGGTGCGGCGCGAACGGCGCCACCATCAGCAGCAGCGGCTCGACGGCCGCACGCTCCACCGTTCGACCACCGCTGCGCACCACGTTCAGGTACTCCATCATGGCGGCGATGGCGGTGTTGTAGGAGAGCGACTCGATGTCCTCGGTCACCTTCTGGATGGTGCCGTGGAGCTTCTGCTCCACCTCCGGGTCCAGCGGGCGGTCCTCCGCGGTGAGAACGGAGTCCCACAATCGATTGAGGAAGCCGTGCGGCCCCGTGATTCCCGCCTCGCGGAAGTCCCCTCCCTCCTGGTAGGGCCCCAGGAACATCAGGTAGGTCCGGAAGGTGTCGGCTCCGTACCTTTCGATGTACTCGTCGGGAACCACGACGTTCCCGCGCGACTTCGACATTTTCGCCCCGTCCTTGATGATCAGGCCGTGGGCGCGGAAGCGCTGGAACGGCTCCTCGAACTCGATCAGGCCGAGGTCCTTCAGCGCCATGGTGATGAAGCGTGCGTAAAGCAGGTGCAGCACCGCGTGCTCGTTGCCGCCGATGTAGCTGTGCACCGGCAGCCACGAGCGGGTGAGCTCCGGGTCGAAAGGCAGCGAATCGTTGTTCGCGGACGGGTAGCGCAGGAAGTACCAGGCCGAGTCCAAAAATGTATCGGAGACGTCGGTCTCCCTCCGCGCCTTGCCGCCGCACGACGGGCACTCCGTCAGGTACCACTCGCTGTGGCGCGCGAGCGGCGAGATCCCCGACGCGTCAGGCCGGTAATCCTCGACGTAGGGGAGCTGCACCGGGAGCTGGTCTTCCGGCACCGGTACAACGCCGCAGGCGTCGCAGTAGAGGATCGGGACCGGCGGCCCCCAGTACCTCTGCCGCGAGATGCACCAGTCGTGGAGCCGGTAATTCACCTGGGGTTCGGCCAGCCCCTGACCACCCATCTCCTCCACGATCGCTCGACCGCCCTCCTTCCAGTCCAGCCCATCGAAGCGACCGGAATTCACCAGGGTGCCCGGTCCGACGTATGCTTCCTCCAGGGGCGTATCCGCCGTCTCCCCCTCCGCCGCGATCACCCGGCGGATCGGCAGTCCGAACTTGCGCGCGAACTCGAAGTCGCGCTCATCGTGCCCCGGGACCGCCATGATGGCGCCCGTCCCGTACTC
This portion of the Longimicrobiaceae bacterium genome encodes:
- a CDS encoding ATP-binding protein codes for the protein MPGLRYQSRILLLALLAGAPGTAIGVGLVWAQGYQLRTEWTLTLLVVGVWLGAAFALRERVVRPLQTLANLLGALREGDFSIRARGARGDDALGLAQLEVNTLAETLREQRLGAQEATALLRTVMAEIDVAILAFDEQQRVRLANRAAEDLLGQPAARLMGRRASDVELESCLSGVAPRTFSGSFAGRSGRWELRRSEFRQGGLPHQLVVLSDVSRALREEERAAWQRLTRVLSHEINNSLTPIQSIAGSLLDLVRQEPLPADAAEDLRQGLGVIRSRAASLGRFLSSYARLTRLPPPSSVPIDVRPWIHRVAALESRVPVRVVDGPDLIVTADPDQLDQLLINLLRNAADASLETGGAVTISWSADPDELAIQVLDEGPGLQDSSNLFVPFFTTKPNGSGIGLVLSRQIADAHSGSLTLENRKDGRGCVAEVRIPRGNSGGGR
- a CDS encoding sigma-54 dependent transcriptional regulator: MTAVSEAPNRGRLLLIEDDESARRFVVFVLERAGYSVEVSATGMEALRALERELFDVVLLDVNLPDVGGLDVLAAGRSLQTDCQFIMVTGDDAADTAVEAMKLGAFDYITKPVGADVLLLTVEKAQRDTQLRREVTQLRRQVAESRKTRIIGKSAALRRVHDLIERVAPTAATVLITGETGTGKELVARAIHELSDRARGPFVAVNCSALPETLLESELFGYVKGAFTGAISNRRGLFEEAHGGTLFLDEIATISPAIQVKLLRVLQERHIQRLGSSQPVPVDFRLIAAGNIPLEEEVAAGRFREDLYYRLNIFPIHVPPLRERKEDIPLLASHFRLKFAAEHGLEPPEISPETMRRLLSHDWPGNVRELENFIERSVILHAGARTIPFEAPARGRLRGSVESELVAKAARNRWSLARLEREYILELLQVNHGHQMRTAEILGIDRRTLYRKLKQYREEGVWVGEDDVKAAG
- a CDS encoding class I tRNA ligase family protein, whose protein sequence is EYGTGAIMAVPGHDERDFEFARKFGLPIRRVIAAEGETADTPLEEAYVGPGTLVNSGRFDGLDWKEGGRAIVEEMGGQGLAEPQVNYRLHDWCISRQRYWGPPVPILYCDACGVVPVPEDQLPVQLPYVEDYRPDASGISPLARHSEWYLTECPSCGGKARRETDVSDTFLDSAWYFLRYPSANNDSLPFDPELTRSWLPVHSYIGGNEHAVLHLLYARFITMALKDLGLIEFEEPFQRFRAHGLIIKDGAKMSKSRGNVVVPDEYIERYGADTFRTYLMFLGPYQEGGDFREAGITGPHGFLNRLWDSVLTAEDRPLDPEVEQKLHGTIQKVTEDIESLSYNTAIAAMMEYLNVVRSGGRTVERAAVEPLLLMVAPFAPHLAEELWERLGNEGSIFERGRWPEFDPRKAVPDSVEFVVQVNGKVRTRLRLPRGISEDEARAAALADANVQRYTDGKSPRKTIFVPDRLLNLVVG